One part of the Tolypothrix sp. NIES-4075 genome encodes these proteins:
- a CDS encoding orange carotenoid protein N-terminal domain-containing protein, producing MTSTNVNPSQQAVLAFQRLKIDDRLTVLGLLFTSFADKIPANAANSLPTEKAAELVAQVQKLSSSEQLFALRDLLPADTQDQDEVMLDPNPSKAMVELAHGGNKIYTGEYGNMQPEGKLAFWYLLAERLRTVFMVSSQSQPSQQATEVFNSLKSLNTDDLVSFFKKVL from the coding sequence ATGACTTCTACAAATGTTAATCCATCACAACAAGCTGTATTAGCATTTCAGCGATTGAAGATAGACGATCGCCTAACAGTACTGGGGTTACTTTTTACCTCTTTTGCTGATAAAATACCTGCAAATGCTGCAAATTCCTTGCCAACAGAAAAGGCTGCGGAGTTAGTAGCACAAGTTCAAAAACTGTCCTCTTCTGAACAGCTATTCGCTTTGCGTGACTTGCTACCAGCAGACACACAAGACCAGGACGAAGTAATGCTCGATCCAAATCCCAGCAAAGCGATGGTTGAACTCGCTCATGGTGGAAATAAAATTTATACTGGTGAATATGGTAACATGCAACCTGAAGGTAAATTAGCTTTCTGGTATCTACTAGCAGAAAGATTAAGAACCGTATTCATGGTATCAAGTCAATCTCAACCTTCTCAACAAGCAACAGAAGTGTTTAACTCTCTAAAATCATTAAATACTGACGATTTAGTATCTTTCTTTAAGAAAGTGCTGTAA
- a CDS encoding di-heme oxidoredictase family protein, whose protein sequence is MVYSPERTKSADENLKAQRQYLGLRRVSILLALIVFISFLAYQIDIAIPGTPSINNTYTPITQPTAQEINSYDVLGKVVSKNEAASLLKTDEGKQQLSADNGAVAITEDLIKLGRKTFYTETFGNEVFFTDVTGVLNGPLNVGNLAYAIASLGGKHTTNLQVRMDRDMQVGDRTFKKGDILNTGLDVPKGSLFPLGIITHINQGKIRVGVTCAACHAAVDNVSGRILEGAPNNDLDTGLILALASNSAAWFRQTGVNPQTVRRGETTYMKADGKRYLRHASTRSRLPNIQALENAVDAELLTWSPGNFDSTGDNVNNPSQNPSSYTFAAYPYGWSGNAAIGWFHGLTTLNSNVHATNSDLTTGADASQKLLGIDKETYLGVILQNSANPAFRLPQNAKPSEFLEKIDPTPGTPAMNEVIKMPGFPKGSPFILDGLMASSPGLPVAAQLNGMSAFQNSLAPPPNHSTNSEAVKRGAAIFTKAGCVECHSGRYFTNNHAIAESEIKSQPSRAKAQAAFAGNFTQPQTYPSNVRVPLPENPLVLNVPNIISEEDFKLAFAIGNAGGYKVPSLIGLAVTAPYLHDGGVAAGKEALQVDKNGYKIVNSEQLGLTGTSLKNIAPDPSASLRVLVDRNLRRQVVLANHANSNLQKSNADGSGHNYWVDKQAGFDIQDQTDLIEFLLSLDDDPEIIPPQSR, encoded by the coding sequence ATGGTATATTCTCCCGAACGAACGAAAAGCGCAGATGAAAACCTAAAAGCGCAAAGGCAATATTTAGGGCTACGTCGGGTTAGTATACTGCTAGCTTTGATTGTCTTTATTAGTTTCTTAGCATATCAAATTGATATCGCTATTCCCGGAACGCCAAGTATTAACAATACATATACACCAATTACCCAACCGACAGCACAAGAAATAAATTCTTATGATGTGTTGGGTAAAGTTGTCAGTAAAAATGAAGCTGCAAGTTTGCTGAAAACAGATGAAGGCAAACAGCAACTATCAGCAGATAATGGTGCTGTAGCTATTACTGAAGATTTGATTAAACTTGGTCGCAAAACTTTTTATACAGAAACCTTTGGAAATGAGGTTTTTTTTACTGATGTAACTGGTGTTTTGAATGGACCGTTGAATGTTGGGAATTTAGCTTATGCGATCGCCTCTCTTGGTGGCAAGCATACCACAAATCTGCAAGTGAGGATGGATCGAGATATGCAAGTAGGCGATCGCACTTTCAAAAAAGGTGATATCCTCAACACCGGACTTGACGTACCCAAAGGTTCTCTCTTTCCCTTGGGAATTATCACTCATATCAATCAAGGTAAAATTCGCGTAGGTGTTACTTGTGCTGCGTGTCATGCGGCTGTTGATAACGTCAGCGGACGCATTTTAGAAGGCGCACCAAATAACGACTTAGATACCGGTTTGATTCTCGCATTAGCGAGTAATTCAGCCGCTTGGTTTCGACAAACTGGTGTAAATCCGCAAACAGTGCGCCGTGGTGAAACTACTTATATGAAGGCGGATGGCAAGCGATACCTACGGCACGCGAGTACGCGATCGCGTTTACCAAACATTCAAGCTTTAGAAAACGCCGTTGATGCAGAATTATTAACTTGGTCTCCCGGCAACTTTGACTCAACCGGCGACAATGTTAACAATCCTTCGCAAAATCCATCTTCCTATACTTTTGCCGCATATCCTTACGGGTGGAGTGGTAACGCGGCAATTGGCTGGTTTCACGGACTCACCACACTTAACAGCAACGTTCACGCCACAAACTCAGATTTGACAACCGGTGCTGATGCTAGTCAAAAGCTATTAGGTATTGACAAAGAAACCTACTTAGGCGTGATTTTGCAAAACTCCGCCAATCCAGCCTTCAGATTACCACAAAACGCCAAACCATCAGAATTCTTGGAGAAAATCGATCCGACTCCTGGCACACCGGCAATGAACGAAGTAATTAAAATGCCAGGATTTCCCAAAGGTTCGCCATTCATACTTGATGGATTGATGGCAAGTTCACCTGGTTTGCCAGTTGCAGCACAACTTAACGGCATGTCAGCGTTTCAAAACTCCCTTGCACCACCGCCAAATCATTCTACCAACTCAGAAGCAGTCAAGCGAGGGGCAGCGATTTTCACAAAAGCCGGGTGCGTTGAGTGTCATAGCGGCAGATATTTCACCAACAATCATGCGATCGCAGAATCGGAAATCAAATCTCAACCTTCACGCGCTAAAGCACAAGCAGCTTTCGCCGGCAACTTCACACAACCGCAGACTTACCCCAGCAACGTCCGGGTTCCCTTGCCAGAAAATCCCTTAGTGCTGAATGTTCCCAATATCATATCCGAAGAAGACTTCAAACTAGCATTTGCCATTGGTAACGCCGGCGGTTACAAAGTGCCTAGCTTGATAGGATTAGCCGTCACCGCACCATATTTGCATGATGGTGGTGTCGCAGCAGGAAAAGAAGCACTGCAAGTAGATAAAAACGGTTATAAAATCGTTAATTCCGAGCAATTGGGACTTACAGGGACTTCCTTAAAAAACATTGCCCCAGATCCAAGTGCAAGTTTGCGCGTGCTTGTAGATCGTAACTTGCGTAGGCAAGTAGTTTTAGCCAATCATGCTAATTCCAACTTGCAAAAGTCCAACGCAGACGGTAGCGGACACAATTACTGGGTTGATAAACAGGCAGGTTTTGATATTCAAGACCAAACCGACTTGATAGAATTTCTTCTCTCACTAGACGACGATCCAGAAATTATTCCACCTCAAAGTCGCTAA
- a CDS encoding orange carotenoid protein N-terminal domain-containing protein — translation MTSTNTNFIEVAVSKFKSLNADDRLAVLALLFTQISEEVPASALNCMPSDGTADLVGEIQKLSHPEQISALRQLQNQENSEKVISTDSYTSMDAECKLAFWYHLAQNLGGSLVGIPHDYIPSEPAAEVLDLFQMNSTEEIMSFMQQVLS, via the coding sequence ATGACTTCTACGAATACCAATTTTATCGAAGTAGCTGTATCAAAATTTAAAAGCTTAAATGCAGACGATCGCCTAGCTGTACTCGCATTGCTTTTTACTCAAATTTCTGAGGAAGTTCCCGCCAGCGCTCTCAATTGTATGCCGAGTGACGGAACCGCAGATTTGGTAGGAGAAATTCAAAAATTATCCCACCCAGAACAAATATCAGCTTTGCGTCAGTTACAAAATCAAGAAAACAGCGAAAAAGTAATTTCCACTGATAGTTATACCTCAATGGATGCTGAATGTAAATTGGCTTTTTGGTATCACTTAGCCCAAAATTTAGGCGGTTCACTTGTGGGTATACCACATGATTATATACCTTCCGAACCAGCAGCAGAAGTGTTGGATTTATTCCAGATGAATAGTACCGAAGAAATAATGTCTTTTATGCAGCAAGTACTTTCATAA